The genomic segment aaactttttctgaaaaGGCCACGGCGTAAATATTTTAGACCTGTGGGCCCTAAAACCCAACTctgcagccacagacaatatgctgtgtgccaataaaactttatttacaaagacaggCAGTGGGCTGGATTGCTAAACCACGTCATAGATTAAAGGATACTAAGGAGGCATGACAATCAGGCGCAGTGCGTGATCCTTGAGCAGACcctagattaaaaataataataaaccactAAAAAGGACGTTTTGGGGATAACTGGAGAAATCAgttatgtattaaatatgtattaaatattagCTATGTATTAAATATTAGCTATATATTAAGTAATATTGCTATCAATATCATTGTTATCAATGTTAAGTTTGTGACATCGGTGCTGCGTTATATACGAGAATGTCTTTGTTGTTAGGAAACACAGACTACAATATTTATGTCCgcaacttattttcaaattgtttagaaaaagaagcgtgtgtatacatatgcacacgcatatatatatgaGAGCGAAACAAGGCAAACTTGTGGAAAGCTAATAACCGATGAACTAGATGGTAAAGGGTATATAACTGATGATCAtaccattcttcctttttttcttaaataacttaagctttttgttttgttaagtgtatttctttattttcagtgatctctacacccaacacggaaggactcacaatcctgagatcagcATCTGAagcaccagccaggtgcccctacaccaTTCTCTCTTTCAACTGCTCTGCGggtttgacatttttaaagtgcttttgttttctttttaatttatttttgagggagagagacagagcgtgagcgggggaggggcagagagagagagagagagagacaacagaatccgaagcaggctgcaggctctgagcgggcagcacagagcccgacacggggctcgaacccaccaactgtgagatcacgacctgagccgaagtcggcggccaACCCattaagccacccgggcgcccctgggtTTGCCAGGTGAAAAAACATCTCCAGAAACGGCgtcctcctccccactcacctTCTACCTAGAGTACTGTGGTCAACTCCTCCCTGCAGCCACCTTTACCCTAAGATTGCCAAAAGGCTCCTGTTAAAATATAACTCAGATCCTGTCCCTCCTTTGCTGATACCTTCCAGGGAGTCCCACCCActcaaaaggaaaaccaaagcactGCAGTGGCCCACGGGCCCTGGGCAACTTGCCCCCACCTTTccaccctcagtttcctctctacCCTGTCTCTTTGctcagccacactggcttcctcaCTGCTTGTCAAACGTTATCAGGCAAActctcacctcagggcctttgcaagTGCAGGAATGTTCTTTCTCCAGAGAACTGCACTGctggctccctcctctccccatatTCTCACTGAGGTCTCCCTGCTGCCTTCTCTAAACTTACAACCGTTCCCCCAGACAGTTCTTTTGCAGCCCTGATGCTTCCTCCAGAGCAAGTACTGCTATCTACTAGAATTCATAGTTTAACTACTTATTTTACgatctgcctccccctgcccccgccccaagAATGCAAAATCCCCAAGGCCAAGATTCtgtgccttttcttcttttctgcatCCATAACATCTACACAACAGCCTTTGCTCAGTACCACAGACTGACTTAACATTTTACAGccatttactcctcacaaccGAAGTGTTCTTGCCAGCATAAATGGACACGTAGCGTAcccacaaaatgggaataattctGTGAGGATGCAATGCCAGGAGGCCTGTGAagtgctcagcatagagcctggcacaAAGTGAGTGCCCATGAAATGTTGCTATTATACAATGCCCGCTGCACAGAAGACTGAGGCTCTGAGTGACCTGGCCAGGAAGGCGTGGGGCCCAGATTAGAAGCGATGTCAGTCTGACCCAAGAAGCCACTTCCTAAACCACGGTGCTAAGACACAGTGTTGGGGAGAAAGGCAGTGGGAGAACCCAGAAACTAGCGCGGGCAATCCAGAGGGCAGGGTTTTGTAAGTCCTGACTCTGGCCCAAACTCCCATGTGTGACCTCGGCAATTCCCTTCTGGTCTCGAGGCCTCAATGTTCTCTGCTGTAAACTGGGGGAGTCATTTCCCTTCCCCGACAGGGGGATGTAACAGTGCCAGGGTCAAAAGAGAGAAGTGATAGGGGAGCACTCTGGTAGCTGTGAAACCCGACGCTTTTCCATTCTAAGATCTGCACCTCTGGCAGAGGCCTCACAAAATACCAAAGCACCAAGAATTCTAGGCCCTGGAAAACAAACTTTAGGTACCCAAACTTATAAGGACGGCCTGGCAAACGACCCGGTCAAGTCTCTCCTTGGCCCCGCCCCTAGTTCCTCTCAGTCCCAGAATGTCCCGCCCATATTACTACTGCCCCCTACACTACGGGCTCGTCTCGACGTCAGTCTTCACGTGCTCTCTTCCTCTATTGGCTGATATTCCTAACTCGGGCGAGggcgccctgccctgccccctgccccacggCCGTTCTTACTATTGGGCTACCCGCATGCCCCTCTTCCACGAACCCTCCTTATTGGCTGTAGAGCTTTGCCGGTTCGGGCTGTGATTGGTTGGAAACAGAAGTCCATCCCCTGAGCAACCACCAGAGAGGGGTTGGAGAATGGAAAGGTTGGAGagatgtgggggtcaaactcacgcTGAGCGGGCGGGAGGCAGATATAGGTCTTGAAGAACTCGCTTCGGCGGGCGGCCTCCTTAATGCGGTTGGCAAGCGGCTTGCTGACCTGCCGAATTCCCAGGTATAGCAGCTTCGCCATAGGGAACGCGCCTACCACCATCTTGGCGGTCGCACGGGGCACGCGCAACCTTGCGGACTGGGCGGGGCGCCTCggatctctccctcctcccccgcccgtCCGTCTCCGTGCGTGCGTGCGTACGTGCGTACGCTCGGGGAGGGGGCACTGCAGGGGCGCCCCCTGATGTCACCGCGTCGACGCTGACGCTTGACGTCCGATCGTCgaatatgcaaataaaaagcgGAAGTGAGGCGGGTCAGGGGGCGGAGCCGTTAAACTGCCGCTCGCGGGAGCGTGGTTGGGTTCCCACGCCCGCTTTGGCTGTTGTCACCGTGTTCTTTCGTGACGTCTTGTACTTAGGTGGCTTCCCCGCTTAAAGGAGTCTCTTAATTAGTCCTGATTAGGGCTAATGAGTCCCAAATGCACTTTCCCCGCAGGTTAGAGCCCTCACTGGGAATAAGAAAAAAACGACCATGAAGTCATACAGACCTGGGTTGGGATCCCAGCTCCGCCCTTTGCTTGCTTGTGATGTTAGGCGAATGACGTAACCTTTCTGGGCATCAGTATTCCCGTCTACAAAAGGGGACTTACCTTGTTAGGTAGTTGTAAGGCTTGCCTGCGAATCTTGAATGTCAAAACAGTGAGTGAGCCGTGATAAGTGGTTAGAAGGTGCCAGTCACCGCCCTCGATACACAGCCCTTAATGCTATACAGGTATTAACATTATTATTGCTAACTCCAGCCTGAGGGTGCATTCCATTTCCAGAAATAGCTAATCCAACCCTTTCCTAAGTGACTGAGGCACGGAGTCGGGGCGGGGGGCCAGCAGAGGTCTCTCAGCCAGCAGAAGGGGGATAGCCCAGCGTCTTGGCTAGTAAAACCACACCCTTCTCAAGCAGCCTCACTTCCTCCATTGGTGGGCGAGGGTCCCCAGGGAGCTGGCTCAAGAAGGAGTTTAAGGACATGTCCCAGACTGTCCTCCTTTACCCAGCAGGGAGCAAAATCATATAAACAAGGTCAGGGAGGGGTTGAGAGAAATTTCTGGATGACGGAGTCTTGATGGGTAATTAAGAGATTctaggagagaggggagggcagaggagtgGTGTGTAGGAGGAAGCGGCCCTTCAGAAGGCAGAATCAGAGCAATCGGGGCTTTCCAGGGGGGGACTTGGGGCTTTCCTCGGCATCCACTCAGACTCCTTTCGTGTCCTTTGTCAAATCCCTGAGACAGATGGACCTCCTTATCTCCATCTGTAATAATGATAGCACGGACATGTGTGAACCCGGTTATTCTAAATTAGTAAAAATGCCAAGACTCCATAAAAACTACCCTTCTGGACTGAAGGTGTGACAGAACTTGGGGCCTATTCAAGGTCAATTATCTACTTGGAACTAAACCCCTCCCCAATTTACAGACTGGCCAACTGaagccagaggaagaaaaggatttATCCAAAGTTCCAGGGGTAATCAGATTGCAGCTAAGTCCCAGAATGGATTTCTGGGTCCCAGCCAGGTCTTCTCCTTATTCCTGGGATGTtagtctgaggcccagagacctATTCAGGGGCTGAGGTCCCCCATGATGGGTTTAGGAAACTTCCAAACCGTACATGacttttttctgtgtatttcacGGCTGTTTCCTCagctcctagaacagtgcctggcacacagtaggtgctcaataaatatttactgaataaacgGGAATGAGCAtttggtggaggggcagagggcaggctgTCATCTGATTCTCCCAGGAGACTGTGTTCCAGAAAGTTCTGGCCCCTTATATGTCCATCCCAGTAGCTTTATGGCTTTGGTGTGGGAAAGTTATGAGGCCCCGTAAATCCCAGGcttccctcattttctctctgtacCCAACAAAGCCCCAGCTTCCTGCATATCAGTTAACCCCCCTCCTGCAAAACCATTTTCCTCATGGAatctggttttttcttttttttttttttttctcatcccccccctccctcctcttcccttctctgggaagGGTTTCCAGGAACCTCTTCTGgggcaagggtgtgtgtgtgtgtgtgtgtgtgtgtgtgtgggatggAGATCTTCACATTGCATCAGGAGCTTGGAGCCTGTCACACATCCActgggaggaagagacagaagtgACCTATCAGAAAGGGCAAGCCCCGTCCAGAGCTGGGTGCTCCTTCCCACTCTCCAGCGTGGTCATGGAAGGATGGCCATTCCTCGTGGCCCCCGAGGGCCGGGAGAGGGAGGGCGACACCATCCACCAAGGCAGGCCGCCTTGACCACCCTGGGGCCTGGGAACAGAAGCAGagatggagaggggagagagagcccagGATAACCCCAACATtgactcaccagctgtgtgaccctggcctAGTCATTTGGCCTCTCCAGTGACCGGCCTGGAATAGGGCCTGGGATCATTCCCGGAGGTCCTTCTAGTTCAGGCCCCGTGGTCACCCTTTTCTCAGGATGGGCAAGGGGCTGGTGTTACACGATCCCACAAGGCCCTGCACAGCCTCTCCTGGCTGAAACTACGGCAGTCACCTATCACTGGCCTCCCATACTGGTTCCCACTCGGTAGCCAGCAGGATCCTGTTCACACTTAAGTCAAATCCCATCCCTCCTCTGCTAAGAACCCTCCTGTGGCTCTCCTTTATTTCAGAGTAGACGGCAAAATTCTCACCAGGACCTACAAAGCCCCCAAAAGGTCGGCCCGTCCTTTGCCAGTCTCATCCATCGGCGACCACTCCCCTCACCCTGCAGGCCTCCTGCTCCATCTTCGCCACTGTTACTTGGCTTCGCATTCTCTGTTCCCTCCGCGTGCCGTCCGCTTCCCCACCGACAGCCACGCGGCTGACCCCCCACACCTGCCCGTCTTAGCTCGAATGTCGCTTTCCGGGGAGCCCTCCCCTGACCTCCTGCTCTAGATCAGAGTTCTCCGTCCCCTCAGTCGGCTGTGTTTCTCCCCAGTACACTTACCAGTTCcaaacattgtatttatttttatttacttgtttaccgTGAGCCCcatgagggtggggcctgggctgATTTGGTCACCCTTGTGttcccagccccagccagcacagggctgggcagagagtagatataaataaatctctgttgaacaaatgaataaatacccTTCTCTTGTCCTGAGCCCCTTCCCAAGCTTGCCCTGCTCGCCACTCCTCCAGCCAGTCCGCCCCGATTGCCCTTCCCTTAGGTTCTGAAAGTCTCCCTGGCCCTCAGTCCTGACTTGGAGAACACGGTTTATCTAGAAACTCACACGTGTTCTTTGTGCCCTCACTCCCTTATGTGACCAGGGGCTTCCCAAGGGCAAAGATGTTCCCTCTGCACTCAGTGAATTTCTTCTTCCGTCTCCTTCAGTCACAAAAATTCTACCTCCTTGTTGGAAatatcctttttcctcttttggtCTTTAGCTTCTGGAGACCAAACATTTGACTTCATTTACCTtgccgcctcctccaggaagccctccctgactcacagACTGGGTCCGAAGTCCTTTGGGCTCCCTGTCTGAGCCCCACCCAGTCAGGATCGTCACTGTCTGTCTCCCCCATGGGAGTGTGGGCGAGTGAAGGAGGGCCAGCGGTGTTGTTGGTCAGCACTATGCCACGAGTACCACCCAGCGCAGCGCTAGGCACAGATAAACTGAAGGAGGTCACGGTGGACGATGATGGACCAGTGACCCACCAACCTCACCGTTTCCCTATTTTCTTACACTCTTCCGAATGTTAACACAGCCTTATTTACATACAGTTTGCATACATCAGACCAGGAGGGAAGGGAATGTGGGCTAAGGTTTGAGGAGCGGGGAGAGGGAGTTCTGCACAAGTTGGAGGCTCACTGTGCTGGCGGCAGCATCTTTAGCTGAAGCTGGTCCGCCTGGGAGGGTGGAGCTGCCGCCCAGCCAGCTGCCACGGCCTTGGCCATGCTGTTCCTCTTGGAGGTGAGCGGCGTCTCCAGGGTGAGCGACGCGTTGGCCATCTCCTGCGGCTTGTCACTGGCCAGGAAGCGGAGCAGATTGTGCAGGGCCTTGGCCACGTCGCTGCGGGCCCCCTCGTTGACGAGGCAGTAGAGGATGGGGTCGGCCACGCAGTTGAGGCTGGTGAAGGCCAGTGAGCTGTGATACGCTGAGAAGACGCGCTCCTCGAAGCCACAGTCCCACGGGCGGCCCAGGTAGACGGCGCTGCGTGAGAGCAGGAGCACGTGGTAGGGCGCGAAGCAGACCAGCACGATGGCGATGAGGCTGAGGGCCAGCCGCTTGATCTTGGCCTTCTCCTGGCGCTCGGTGGACACGCTGCCCCGCACGGCCCGCAGGATGCCGCGGTAGGACAGCAGCATGAGCGCCCACGGGAAGAGGAAGCCCACAAAGACCCGGTAGAGGTTCATCCAGGCCACCCAGCCCTCCATGGGGAACTTCTCAAAGCAGAAGGTGTGGTTGTAGCGGTCACGGAAGAGCTCGTCGTGGAATAGGGGTGCCGAGTTGGCCCCCAGCTCCGTGGCCCAGACCACAGAGCTCACGGCCACGGCCGTCTTGACGCGGCGCAGGCGGGCAAACCGCAGCGGGTGGGCCACAGCCAGGTACCGGTCCACGGAGATGCAGCACAGGAAGGCGATGCTGATGTAGATGTTGGTGTAGAAGATGAACCCGAAGAGCTTGCAGGAGCCGGGGCCGTGGATCCAGTTGTCATGGTGCAGGAAGTAGTCGACCCACAGCGGCAGCGTGCAGATGTACAGCAGGTCGGCGATGCTCAGGTTCATCAGGTACACGCCCAGCTCGTTGCGCTGCCGCACCTGGCGGTAGGCCGCCCACAGGGCCAGGCAGTTGGTGGGCAGGCCCACCCCGATGACGAAGATATAGAGGGACGGCGGGAAGAGGTGGTCCACGCGCGAGTCCACGTGGCAGCCCTCCCACGTGCGGTTGCCCATCCTCGGCACTGGGGCTTTCGAGGCACTTCCCCTGGCCCACGGGGGCTGTGGGGCCACGGGGGGCGGGAGGCCATCGGGCCCCCTGAGCCCCCTCCTTGGGGGCTCAGGGGAACGTGGCGGGAGGTCGTCCACGGGGAAGAGACGAGGGTGACCGTGACTTGTGGGCCAGCCTGGGCGGGGAAGGGTAGAGCTGGAGAGGGAAAAGTTGGAGGAAGGACAGAATTAGGACAGGAAggaggcttgggggaggggggggcgggattACAAAAGCTTTGTCTTGTCAAGGGGGTGTCTACAGACCCAGTCAGAGTGTAAATGAGGGAATACTGGGGTGCGGGTGGTGATAAGAGGAAGATATTcgtacggggcgcctgggggggggggctcagtcagttaagcgtccgacttgggctcaggtcatgatctcagtttgtgagttcaagccctgcgtggggctccgtgctgacagctccgagcctggagcctggtttggattctgtgtatgcctcgctctctctctctctctctcaaaaataaataaacattaaaaaaatgtataaaaagggAGATATTTGGAGAGATCGGAGAAAATAAGCGTGGCTGTGTGGAAATGGCGAAATATGCAAGATAGTTTGAGACGGGACAGACCGCAGTCGGGGAGTGTTGAGAACGCCAGGCAAGGCCATTCAGGGTGCCGACGCTTCCCGGGACCCCAGtgtgaaataaggaaataagcaaAGAGAAGAGCGTGGAAAAGCAGGAGCCCTCGGTCCGGGGAATGTGGGAAGGGTTAAGAAACAGGAAGGAGGTGAGTAAGGGCTATACAAAGGAAGGTTACAGATGGAGTGAGGAActtgaggggggcaggggagggactcCTGGCTTGATCTTCCGTGCGAGCCGAGCAGCAAGCTGGGGGGTGGTGGCCCACCTCACACAGCACAGCTGACTTAACAGCGCCTGTAGGGAGAGAGGTCTGCAGTGAGGGGAGTCAGGGAcacccccttctccccacacccctTGCCATAACCTCTGGGCTGTAAGAGGGTGGACGGCCTCCTGCAAGAGGGTGGCGATGCCCAGTTGAGCCTCTTTCTAAGCAATGGATCTCTAAAAGTGCAGGTCTGGGGATCCAGATATATTTTCCCGgacagatattaaaataaagaccCAACTCAGGTTTTCGAACTTCCTTCCAGGGAACTGTGTAAAATGCACCACTGTGGTATCATGCTTTGGGAAATGCTAACTCTGTCATTTCACAGACAGGGACGTGGGGCCCAGAAAGGCTGGTCGCTCCCCCCAAGGATACACAGCAAGGCCATGCTGGCGGCTGGGACCCGTCTTCCGCTACGAACCCAGGGCACCCCAACGTTGACAGTGATAATAACGGGTAATAACAGATAGTTTATTGAGGCCCACCCCACAGCAGACCCTGTCCTAAGCGCTTTTACGGGTATTAATTCATGACATTTTCAAGAACCCTACGAGGAAAATACAGCTATCCTTTCTATTTgacaaactgaggcacagagccctTCAGAGACCTGTCCAAGGTGCTGATGATGAATGAGGAACAATCTCGGCCCTCCCCCTTTTTCTCCAGCCTGTGATCCTGTTTCCCCCCAAGAGTAACCGGACGTGGACAGAAAGGGGCCCTCGGCTGGATAGTGGGGGCTGGGAACCATGGCTGCTCTGGAccggggaaggggaagggacagggacaaGAGCTGCTGGATGTGATCACATTCGGACAGCAAGGGGAAGCCCTGGAAGCAGGGCCGGCAAACCTCCCTCGGGGACTGCTTCCCTcattgcctctcccctgccctaaCTTCCCTGAGTGCGAATCCTGGGCCTGTCTACCCCTTGGGGAGACCTGCAGACACAGGGCAAAGGACAGTCATGGACTACCCCCTGACCATTGTCAGccccagagggaaggagagtgaaGTCCTGAATCAGCGGCATCTTCGGAAGCCACTCTATCCAGAGCTTTGCACagagttggattttttttaatgttttattttactttttgagagacagagtgtacgCAGGGGAAGGgccgacagagagagagacacagaatccaaggcaggcttcaggctctgagctgtcagcacagaggctgatggggggctcgaactcctgaaccgtgagattatgacctgagctgaagtcgaacgctccaccgactgagccacccaggtgcccccagagttaGTTTTTTAAGCTGTGAAAGCATCGtcatcattatattatta from the Prionailurus viverrinus isolate Anna chromosome E2, UM_Priviv_1.0, whole genome shotgun sequence genome contains:
- the GPR4 gene encoding G-protein coupled receptor 4, producing MGNRTWEGCHVDSRVDHLFPPSLYIFVIGVGLPTNCLALWAAYRQVRQRNELGVYLMNLSIADLLYICTLPLWVDYFLHHDNWIHGPGSCKLFGFIFYTNIYISIAFLCCISVDRYLAVAHPLRFARLRRVKTAVAVSSVVWATELGANSAPLFHDELFRDRYNHTFCFEKFPMEGWVAWMNLYRVFVGFLFPWALMLLSYRGILRAVRGSVSTERQEKAKIKRLALSLIAIVLVCFAPYHVLLLSRSAVYLGRPWDCGFEERVFSAYHSSLAFTSLNCVADPILYCLVNEGARSDVAKALHNLLRFLASDKPQEMANASLTLETPLTSKRNSMAKAVAAGWAAAPPSQADQLQLKMLPPAQ